In the genome of Anabaena cylindrica PCC 7122, the window CAACATCAGAAATCGCCGTTGAGTTTCGGGATGTCAGTTTTAAGATTAATCGCCATTTTCTATTATCCCACTTAAATCTCACCATTTACCAAGGGGAAGCCCTTGTCTTACTCGGACGCAGTGGTAGCGGTAAAACAACCACCTTAAAATTAATCAATCATTTGCTGATTCCTACCCAAGGGCAGGTTTTTGTTAACAATCGTCCTACAACTGAATGGGATGGGATTAAACTGCGGCGGCAAATCGGTTATGTGATCCAAGACATTGGTTTATTTCCCCACTTTAGCGTCAAAGAAAACATCGCCCTCGTTCCTTCTTTAGAAAAATGGACACAATGCCAAATTGAGACGCGAGTTTATGAAATGTTAAACTTGGTGGGTTTAGACCCGGAAACATTCGCCCAGCGCTATCCCTATCAACTATCCGGAGGTCAGCGTCAGCGAGTAGGTGTGGCCAGGGCCTTAGCTGCCGACCCGCCTGTATTATTGATGGATGAACCTTTTGGCGCACTTGACCCCATCACCCGTTTAGAATTACAACAACAGTTTCACCATTTGCAAAAGCAACTGGGGAAAACAGTGGTATTTGTTACCCACGACATTCAAGAAGCATTCTTCCTTGGTACTCGAATTGGGTTAATGTATGAGGGTAATTTAGTTTTCTTGGGTACGAGAGCAGAATTTCTTCAATCTCAACATCCAGAGGCCAAGGCTTTTATTGCTTGTTTAAATGCTTGGGAAAAAAGTGCTTAATTTAAGGATTTAACCTTGTTTTTAATCCAATACGCCCCCGAAATCCTTCTTCGTACAGGTGAACATTTAGTTTTAGTTGCGATCGCCATGTTGGTGGCTATCTCCATCGGCATCCCTTTAGGCATTTTCATCACTCGCCAGCCGAAACTCGCCCAACCCATTCTCGGTGTCGCTAACGCCCTCCAAACCATTCCCAGTTTAGCCATCTTTGGTTTCCTCATTTCTGTGCCATTTCTAGGGGGAATTGGCAAAATTCCCGCTATTGTCGCCTTGACTCTCTACGCTTTGCTTCCCCTCATTCGTAATACTTATATAGGCATTAATAACGTCGATTCAGCCATTCGAGAAGCTGGCAAAGGCATGGGAATGACAGATTGGCAATTGCTATTTCAGGTAGAAATTCCCCTAGCATCAGGCGTGATTTTGGCAGGAGTCAGAGTAGCAACAGTAATCTCTGTGGGAATTGCCACCATTGCCGCAGCGATCGGTGGTGGGGGATTGGGAGTATTTATTTTTCGAGGTATTTCTACAGTTAATAATCAATTAATTTTAGCAGGAGCAATACCCGCAGCTTTCATCGCTTTAGGGGCAGATTTATCTTTAGGATGGGTAGAAAAAAAATTAACAGAACAAAGAGATAAAAAAGTTAAAATTAATCGCAAATTTACCGTTGCTATGGGGATATTAACCTTACTAGCAGCGGGATTAATAGCCTTTAATTATCAACAAACACCACCAACAATTATTATCGGCTCAAAAAATTTTACTGAACAATTTATCTTAGGAGAATTATTAGCTCAACAAATAGAGTCTCACACAAAATTAAAAGTTGATCGCCGCTTCAATTTAGGGGGAACTTTTATTTGTCATGAAGCTGTAAAAACAGGACAAATTGCTGGCTATGTGGAATATACAGGAACATCCTTAACAGCCGTATTGAAACAAAAACCTATTAGTAATTCTCAAGTCGTCTATGAGAAAGTGAAACAGGAATACGACCAGAAATTTAAATTAGAAGTTATGCAGCC includes:
- a CDS encoding glycine betaine ABC transporter substrate-binding protein; the encoded protein is MFLIQYAPEILLRTGEHLVLVAIAMLVAISIGIPLGIFITRQPKLAQPILGVANALQTIPSLAIFGFLISVPFLGGIGKIPAIVALTLYALLPLIRNTYIGINNVDSAIREAGKGMGMTDWQLLFQVEIPLASGVILAGVRVATVISVGIATIAAAIGGGGLGVFIFRGISTVNNQLILAGAIPAAFIALGADLSLGWVEKKLTEQRDKKVKINRKFTVAMGILTLLAAGLIAFNYQQTPPTIIIGSKNFTEQFILGELLAQQIESHTKLKVDRRFNLGGTFICHEAVKTGQIAGYVEYTGTSLTAVLKQKPISNSQVVYEKVKQEYDQKFKLEVMQPLGFNNTFAMIIRGEDAKRLNIKTLSEAAKYTPQLQAGFGYEFLEREDGYPGLAKTYGLKFANTKQMELGLMYQALKEKKVDLIAANSTDGLIPVLNLVILEDDKSYFPPYQAIPIFNQATLKKYPELRTSINQLAGLVSTEEMQKMNYQVDNKSRPVEQVVNEFLKSKSKL
- a CDS encoding ATP-binding cassette domain-containing protein is translated as MSPTSEIAVEFRDVSFKINRHFLLSHLNLTIYQGEALVLLGRSGSGKTTTLKLINHLLIPTQGQVFVNNRPTTEWDGIKLRRQIGYVIQDIGLFPHFSVKENIALVPSLEKWTQCQIETRVYEMLNLVGLDPETFAQRYPYQLSGGQRQRVGVARALAADPPVLLMDEPFGALDPITRLELQQQFHHLQKQLGKTVVFVTHDIQEAFFLGTRIGLMYEGNLVFLGTRAEFLQSQHPEAKAFIACLNAWEKSA